One stretch of Limnohabitans sp. DNA includes these proteins:
- the gyrA gene encoding DNA gyrase subunit A: protein MTQFAKETLPISLEEEMRRSYLDYAMSVIVGRALPDARDGLKPVHRRVLFAMHELNNDWNRPYKKSARIVGDVIGKYHPHGDQSVYDTIVRMAQDFSMRHMLVDGQGNFGSVDGDNAAAMRYTEIRLAKIAHEMLGDIDKDTVDFGPNYDGSEKEPLVLPSRLPNLLINGSGGIAVGMATNIPPHNLNEVVDACLHLLRNPEASIDELMEIVPAPDFPTGAIIYGMTGVKDGYRTGRGRVVMRAKCHFEDIDKGQRQCIVVDELPYQVNKKTLQERMAELVHEKKIEDISHIQDESDKSGMRLVIELKRGAVPEVVLNNLYKQTQLQDTFGMNMVALIDGQPKLCNLKDLIQVFLQHRREVVTRRTVFELRKARDRGHVLEGLAVALANIDDFIAIIRGAPTPPVAKAELMTRAWDSQMVRTMLTRARDDGSVVNADDYRPEGLEREYGLGQDGLYRLSDTQAQEILQMRLQRLTGLEQDKIVAEYKEVMSEIEDLLDILAKPERVSTIIGDELGTVRQEFGQTKIGARRSEIEHSAQDLSTEDLITPTDMVVTLSHSGYIKSQPLSEYRSQKRGGRGKQAAATKEDDWIDQLFIANTHDYLLCFSNRGRLYWLKVWEVPAGSRGSRGRPIVNMFPLQEGEKINVVLALTGEARTFPDNQYVFMATSMGTVKKTSLDEFSNPRKGGIIAVNLDEGDFLIGAALTDGKHDVMLFSDGGKAVRFDENDVRPLGRSARGVRGMMIEDHQSVIAMLVSEQEDPAAVADETAARASVLTATENGYGKRTNISEYTRHGRGTKGMIAIQQSERNGKVVAATLVHADDEIMLITDTGVLVRTRVSEIREMGRATQGVTLIGLDEGAKLSGLQRIVENDANVTEGEVADGEAGGADAAPDDSAPAAQ, encoded by the coding sequence ATGACCCAGTTTGCCAAAGAAACACTGCCCATCAGTCTGGAAGAGGAAATGCGGCGCAGCTACCTCGATTACGCCATGAGCGTGATTGTCGGGCGTGCCCTGCCCGATGCCCGTGACGGCCTGAAACCCGTGCACCGCAGGGTCTTGTTCGCGATGCACGAGCTGAACAACGACTGGAACCGCCCCTACAAAAAGTCGGCCCGTATCGTGGGTGACGTGATCGGCAAATACCATCCGCACGGCGACCAGTCGGTGTACGACACCATCGTGCGCATGGCGCAAGACTTTTCCATGCGCCACATGCTGGTGGATGGCCAGGGCAACTTTGGCTCGGTCGATGGCGACAATGCTGCCGCCATGCGGTACACCGAAATCCGCTTGGCCAAGATCGCCCACGAGATGCTGGGGGACATCGACAAGGACACCGTTGACTTCGGCCCGAACTACGACGGCTCAGAAAAAGAGCCTCTGGTGCTGCCTTCGCGCCTGCCCAACTTGCTGATCAACGGCTCGGGCGGTATTGCGGTGGGCATGGCCACCAACATCCCGCCGCACAACCTGAACGAGGTGGTGGACGCCTGCCTGCATTTGCTGCGCAACCCCGAAGCCTCGATTGATGAACTGATGGAAATCGTCCCTGCGCCAGACTTCCCAACGGGTGCCATCATTTACGGCATGACCGGCGTCAAGGACGGCTACCGCACGGGCCGCGGCCGCGTGGTCATGCGGGCCAAGTGCCACTTTGAAGACATCGACAAAGGCCAACGACAGTGCATCGTGGTCGATGAGTTGCCCTACCAGGTCAACAAAAAGACCTTGCAAGAGCGCATGGCCGAGTTGGTACACGAGAAGAAAATCGAAGACATCAGCCACATCCAGGACGAGTCCGATAAATCAGGCATGCGCCTGGTGATCGAACTCAAGCGTGGCGCTGTGCCCGAGGTGGTGCTGAACAACCTGTACAAACAGACCCAGCTGCAAGACACCTTTGGCATGAACATGGTGGCCTTGATCGACGGCCAGCCCAAGCTGTGCAACCTGAAAGACCTGATCCAGGTCTTCTTGCAGCACCGCCGCGAAGTGGTGACACGCCGCACGGTGTTTGAGCTGCGCAAAGCACGCGACCGTGGCCATGTGCTGGAAGGCCTGGCCGTGGCTTTGGCCAACATCGACGACTTCATCGCCATCATCCGTGGCGCGCCCACACCCCCTGTGGCCAAGGCCGAGCTGATGACCCGCGCCTGGGACAGCCAGATGGTGCGCACCATGCTGACCCGCGCCCGCGACGATGGCTCGGTGGTGAACGCCGACGACTACCGCCCCGAAGGACTGGAGCGTGAATACGGTTTGGGCCAAGACGGCTTGTACCGTTTGTCGGACACGCAAGCGCAAGAGATTTTGCAGATGCGTCTGCAGCGCCTGACCGGTCTGGAACAAGACAAGATCGTGGCCGAGTACAAAGAGGTCATGTCCGAGATCGAAGACCTGCTGGACATCCTGGCCAAGCCCGAGCGCGTGTCCACCATCATTGGTGATGAGCTGGGCACCGTGCGCCAGGAATTTGGCCAGACCAAGATCGGCGCACGCCGCAGCGAAATCGAACACAGCGCGCAAGACCTGTCGACCGAAGACCTGATCACACCCACCGACATGGTGGTCACGCTCTCGCACAGCGGCTACATCAAGAGCCAACCCCTGTCTGAGTACCGTTCGCAAAAACGCGGCGGGCGTGGCAAACAAGCCGCCGCCACCAAAGAAGACGACTGGATCGACCAGCTGTTCATCGCCAACACACACGACTATTTGCTGTGCTTCTCGAACCGCGGCCGCTTGTACTGGCTGAAAGTCTGGGAAGTGCCTGCGGGCTCACGCGGCTCACGCGGACGCCCCATCGTCAACATGTTCCCGCTGCAAGAAGGCGAAAAAATCAACGTGGTGTTGGCCCTGACCGGCGAAGCACGCACCTTCCCGGACAACCAATATGTGTTCATGGCCACGTCCATGGGCACCGTCAAGAAGACCTCGCTCGACGAATTCAGCAACCCGCGCAAGGGCGGCATCATCGCTGTGAACCTGGACGAAGGCGATTTCTTGATCGGTGCGGCTCTGACCGATGGCAAGCACGACGTGATGTTGTTCAGCGACGGCGGCAAGGCCGTGCGCTTTGACGAAAACGATGTGCGCCCCCTGGGCCGCAGCGCCCGTGGCGTGCGAGGCATGATGATCGAAGACCACCAAAGCGTGATCGCCATGCTGGTGTCCGAACAAGAAGACCCGGCCGCTGTCGCAGACGAAACCGCAGCCCGCGCCAGCGTCTTGACTGCCACCGAAAACGGTTACGGTAAACGCACCAACATCAGCGAATACACCCGTCATGGCCGTGGCACCAAAGGCATGATCGCCATCCAGCAATCCGAGCGCAACGGAAAAGTGGTGGCCGCCACCTTGGTCCATGCCGACGACGAAATCATGCTGATCACCGACACCGGTGTGTTGGTGCGCACCCGCGTGTCCGAAATCCGCGAGATGGGCCGCGCCACACAAGGCGTGACGCTGATCGGTCTGGACGAAGGTGCCAAGCTGTCAGGCCTGCAACGCATCGTGGAAAATGACGCGAATGTGACGGAAGGCGAAGTGGCGGACGGTGAAGCGGGAGGTGCCGACGCCGCTCCGGATGACAGTGCACCGGCAGCGCAATAA
- the serC gene encoding 3-phosphoserine/phosphohydroxythreonine transaminase, giving the protein MGRAFNFSAGPAVMPEAVLQQAAAEMLDWHGSGMSVMEMSHRGKEFISIYEQAETDLRELLAVPTHFKILFMQGGGLAENAIVPLNLSQGGAMDFVLTGSWSQKSLKEAGKYGPARVAASGQVEGFTTLPAPATWQVGADSRYVHICSNETIHGVEFSELPDLKALGCDAPLVVDFSSHVASRPVDWSRVGLAFGGAQKNLGPAGLTLVIVREDLIGHALPHCPSAFDYKLVADNQSMYNTPPTYSIYIAGLVFQWLKKHGGIAAMEQRNIAKAQLLYDFLDSSSLFENRVAKDCRSRMNVPFFLRDESRNDAFVAGAKAANLLQLKGHKSVGGMRASIYNAMPLEGVQALVAYMRAFEKTQA; this is encoded by the coding sequence ATGGGCCGCGCTTTCAACTTCTCAGCGGGTCCCGCCGTCATGCCCGAAGCCGTGCTGCAACAAGCTGCGGCCGAGATGTTGGACTGGCATGGCTCGGGCATGAGCGTGATGGAGATGAGCCACCGCGGCAAGGAGTTCATCAGCATTTACGAGCAAGCCGAAACCGACTTGCGCGAATTGTTGGCGGTGCCCACCCACTTCAAGATTTTGTTCATGCAAGGCGGGGGCTTGGCCGAAAACGCCATCGTGCCGCTGAACCTGTCGCAAGGCGGGGCCATGGACTTTGTGCTCACGGGCAGTTGGAGCCAAAAGTCGCTCAAGGAAGCTGGCAAATACGGCCCAGCCCGTGTGGCCGCTTCGGGTCAGGTGGAAGGCTTTACCACCCTGCCCGCCCCTGCCACTTGGCAGGTGGGCGCGGACAGCCGCTATGTGCACATTTGCAGCAATGAAACCATTCACGGTGTCGAGTTCTCCGAACTGCCGGACCTCAAAGCCTTGGGCTGTGATGCCCCTCTGGTGGTGGATTTTTCTTCGCATGTGGCCTCGCGCCCGGTAGACTGGTCCCGTGTGGGTCTGGCCTTTGGTGGCGCACAAAAAAACCTGGGTCCCGCCGGGCTGACCTTGGTCATCGTGCGCGAAGACCTGATCGGCCATGCCCTGCCGCATTGCCCCAGCGCTTTTGATTACAAGCTGGTGGCAGATAACCAGTCCATGTACAACACCCCGCCCACCTACAGTATTTACATCGCAGGTTTGGTGTTTCAGTGGCTCAAAAAGCATGGTGGTATTGCAGCCATGGAACAGCGCAACATTGCCAAAGCGCAGCTGCTGTACGACTTTCTGGACAGCTCCAGTTTGTTTGAAAACCGTGTGGCCAAGGACTGCCGCTCGCGCATGAACGTGCCCTTTTTCTTGCGCGACGAATCGCGCAATGATGCTTTCGTGGCCGGTGCCAAAGCAGCCAACTTGCTGCAGCTCAAAGGGCACAAATCGGTGGGCGGCATGAGGGCCAGCATTTACAACGCCATGCCCCTCGAAGGCGTGCAGGCGCTGGTGGCTTACATGCGCGCATTTGAAAAAACACAGGCCTGA
- the pheA gene encoding prephenate dehydratase, translating into MSQPPIQSDALGALRVQIDALDKQLLSLLNQRAHVAEQVGEIKRAEGSPFFRPDRVAQVIDKITQANPGPLKNEHVASIWREIMSACLALEAPQRVAVLGPQGTFCEQAAIEFFGSAANLIYCANFDEVFHATAAGTAQYGVVGMENSTEGVVARSLDLFLRSPVHVVGEVSLLVRHNLLRQINADAGIEVVMAHPQALAQCQGWLNQHLPLAERRAVASNAEGARLASTNPNWAALASERAASQFGLHIVHHAIQDEAFNRTRFAVIALPQTLATPPASGKDCTSLVVSVPNRPGAVHDLLVPLKNNGVSMTRFESRPAKSGQWEYYFYIDLQGHINEPHVAAALQELQGLCAFYKVLGSYPVPE; encoded by the coding sequence ATGAGCCAACCACCCATTCAGTCGGATGCCCTGGGCGCTTTGCGCGTGCAGATTGACGCGCTGGACAAACAGCTGCTGAGCCTGCTGAACCAACGCGCCCATGTGGCCGAGCAGGTGGGCGAGATCAAACGCGCCGAAGGCTCGCCCTTCTTTCGCCCCGACCGCGTGGCGCAAGTCATCGACAAGATCACCCAGGCCAACCCCGGGCCACTCAAAAACGAACATGTGGCATCCATCTGGCGCGAAATCATGTCAGCCTGCCTGGCGCTCGAAGCACCACAACGCGTGGCGGTCCTCGGCCCTCAGGGCACGTTTTGCGAACAGGCAGCGATTGAGTTTTTTGGCAGTGCGGCCAACCTGATTTACTGCGCCAACTTCGACGAAGTCTTCCACGCCACCGCTGCGGGCACTGCCCAATATGGCGTGGTGGGCATGGAAAACTCCACCGAGGGCGTGGTGGCCCGTTCGCTCGATTTGTTCCTGCGCTCGCCCGTGCATGTGGTGGGCGAGGTCAGCCTGTTGGTGCGCCACAACCTGCTGCGCCAGATCAACGCCGACGCTGGCATCGAAGTGGTCATGGCCCACCCCCAAGCCTTGGCCCAGTGTCAAGGCTGGCTCAATCAGCATCTTCCACTGGCCGAACGTCGCGCCGTGGCCAGCAACGCCGAAGGCGCACGTCTAGCCAGCACCAACCCGAATTGGGCCGCCTTGGCCAGCGAACGTGCCGCCAGCCAGTTTGGTCTGCACATCGTGCACCACGCCATTCAGGACGAAGCCTTCAACCGCACCCGCTTTGCCGTGATCGCTTTGCCGCAGACCTTGGCCACGCCACCAGCGTCTGGCAAAGACTGCACCAGCCTGGTGGTGTCGGTGCCCAACCGCCCAGGTGCGGTGCACGATTTGCTGGTGCCGCTCAAAAACAACGGTGTGTCCATGACCCGCTTTGAGTCGCGCCCCGCCAAATCGGGCCAGTGGGAGTATTACTTCTACATCGACTTGCAAGGCCACATCAACGAGCCGCATGTGGCCGCTGCTTTGCAAGAGTTGCAAGGCTTGTGCGCGTTTTACAAGGTGCTGGGTTCATACCCGGTGCCCGAGTGA
- a CDS encoding prephenate dehydrogenase/arogenate dehydrogenase family protein translates to MKFERLALIGCGLMGGSFALALREAGLVQTIVGFSASEKTRQLAVELQVIDHACSSVADAVQGADLVLLAVPVGAMQSSFAAMRQALHPNALLMDVGSTKGDVIAAAIATLGERLSCFVPAHPIAGKEVAGIEHAEGSLYQARRTILTPLPQNSIGQIKTASAVWTAIGSHVSQMTAQAHDATFAAVSHLPHLLAFAAVNALTAQPQGPAFLEMAGPGFRDFSRIAASDASVWRDILSANHAEVLAQLAHFRSALDQFENALKQGDTAALQQLIQQASDVRSAWTLQASHACNQAPEN, encoded by the coding sequence GTGAAATTCGAACGCTTGGCCCTGATCGGCTGCGGTCTGATGGGCGGCTCGTTTGCGCTCGCGCTGCGCGAGGCAGGTCTTGTGCAAACCATTGTCGGCTTCAGCGCCTCTGAAAAAACCCGTCAACTTGCGGTGGAACTTCAAGTCATCGACCACGCCTGCTCCAGCGTGGCCGATGCGGTGCAAGGCGCAGATCTTGTTTTGCTGGCCGTTCCTGTGGGCGCGATGCAAAGCAGCTTTGCCGCCATGCGCCAAGCACTGCACCCCAATGCCTTGCTGATGGACGTGGGCTCGACCAAGGGCGATGTGATTGCCGCGGCAATTGCCACCCTGGGTGAACGCCTGAGCTGCTTTGTGCCTGCCCACCCGATTGCGGGCAAAGAAGTCGCGGGCATTGAGCATGCCGAAGGCTCGCTCTACCAAGCGCGACGCACCATCCTCACGCCCTTGCCGCAAAACAGCATCGGCCAGATAAAAACAGCGAGCGCAGTATGGACTGCCATCGGTAGCCATGTGAGCCAGATGACAGCGCAGGCCCATGACGCCACTTTTGCCGCCGTCAGCCACTTGCCGCATTTGCTGGCCTTTGCCGCCGTGAATGCGCTGACGGCCCAACCGCAAGGCCCTGCGTTTTTGGAGATGGCAGGTCCGGGATTTCGGGATTTTTCCCGCATCGCCGCTTCAGATGCCTCGGTGTGGCGAGACATCTTGAGCGCCAACCATGCGGAAGTCCTCGCGCAATTGGCGCACTTTCGCAGTGCCCTCGACCAATTTGAAAACGCCCTGAAGCAAGGCGACACCGCCGCGCTGCAACAACTGATTCAACAAGCCAGCGATGTGCGCTCGGCCTGGACGCTGCAAGCAAGTCACGCTTGCAACCAAGCCCCAGAAAACTGA
- a CDS encoding bifunctional 3-phosphoshikimate 1-carboxyvinyltransferase/cytidylate kinase, which produces MFSTAFIDLPPLQGASGTVTLPGSKSISNRVLLLSALCRGTTVVHDLLDSDDTRVMLAALRQLGCGVQVQGTTVTITGLGSRAWPVEAIELFMGNAGTAMRPLTAALAVQGGDFTLKGVPRMHERPIGDLVDALRELGCAIDYLGNKGYPPLRIRRPTLQLDKPIPVRGDVSSQFLTALLMALPLAAEHLPSGCAITIEVVGELISKPYIEITLNLLARFGIAVERQGWERFVIPAGSRYQSPGSIHVEADASSASYFIALGAIAKGDGIRIQGVGADSIQGDIRFMDAAAQMGAKITSGPNWLEIQRGAWPLKGITLDCNHIPDAAMTLAVMALYADGPTTLRNIASWRVKETDRIVAMATESRKLGATVEEGPDWITIHPLPAGKWQRASIHTYDDHRLAMCFSLAAFNADQVPVRIEDPKCVAKTFPDYFEALFSVAYTSRQNIPVICIDGPTASGKGTLASRVAAALGYHYLDSGALYRVMAHAALQAGLTLEAADEAAMADLARQLPVRFSGEQVLLNEVDVTDAIRSEQGGMNASKVSMLPAVRKALIDFQHSFQCLPGLLADGRDMGTVIFPSAPLKVFLTASATKRAERRHKQLILKGFSANIDALRADLEARDARDMSRSVAPLLPAQDALQLDNSSLTIEASVEQVLVWWQNRQVFS; this is translated from the coding sequence ATGTTCTCCACTGCTTTCATCGACCTTCCTCCGCTGCAAGGCGCATCCGGCACCGTCACCTTGCCAGGCTCCAAAAGCATTTCCAACCGTGTACTGCTGTTGTCGGCGCTTTGCCGGGGTACCACCGTAGTGCACGACCTGCTGGACTCGGACGACACCCGCGTGATGCTGGCGGCGCTGCGCCAACTGGGCTGCGGTGTGCAGGTTCAGGGCACCACGGTGACCATCACTGGTCTCGGCAGCCGCGCCTGGCCTGTCGAGGCAATTGAGTTGTTCATGGGCAACGCGGGCACGGCGATGCGCCCGCTCACGGCAGCGTTGGCTGTTCAAGGCGGCGACTTCACCCTCAAGGGCGTGCCCCGCATGCACGAGCGCCCGATCGGCGACTTGGTGGACGCGCTGCGCGAACTGGGCTGCGCTATTGATTACCTAGGAAACAAAGGTTACCCGCCCCTGCGCATTCGAAGACCCACGCTCCAACTCGACAAACCCATCCCTGTTCGCGGGGATGTGTCCAGCCAGTTCCTTACCGCGCTGCTGATGGCGCTGCCGCTGGCCGCTGAACACCTGCCATCTGGCTGCGCCATCACCATCGAGGTGGTGGGCGAGCTGATCAGCAAGCCCTACATCGAAATCACCCTCAACCTGCTGGCCCGCTTCGGCATCGCAGTTGAACGTCAGGGCTGGGAACGCTTTGTCATTCCTGCAGGCAGCCGCTACCAGTCGCCAGGCAGCATCCACGTCGAAGCCGATGCGTCTTCGGCCAGCTATTTCATTGCGTTGGGTGCCATCGCAAAAGGCGACGGCATCCGCATTCAGGGTGTAGGTGCCGACTCCATCCAGGGCGACATCCGCTTCATGGACGCCGCAGCCCAAATGGGCGCCAAAATTACCAGCGGCCCGAACTGGCTTGAAATCCAGCGCGGGGCCTGGCCACTCAAAGGCATCACGCTCGACTGCAACCACATCCCCGACGCCGCCATGACGCTGGCCGTGATGGCGCTGTATGCCGACGGCCCGACCACGCTGCGCAACATTGCCAGCTGGCGCGTCAAGGAAACCGACCGCATCGTGGCCATGGCCACCGAAAGCCGCAAGTTGGGTGCCACTGTGGAAGAAGGCCCCGACTGGATCACCATCCACCCCCTGCCCGCCGGGAAATGGCAACGCGCCAGCATCCACACCTACGACGACCACCGGTTGGCCATGTGCTTTTCGCTGGCCGCCTTCAACGCTGACCAGGTGCCGGTGCGCATCGAAGACCCCAAGTGCGTGGCCAAGACCTTTCCCGATTATTTCGAGGCCTTGTTCTCGGTGGCGTACACCAGCAGACAGAACATCCCGGTGATCTGCATCGACGGACCCACCGCCTCGGGCAAAGGCACCCTGGCCAGTCGAGTGGCGGCTGCATTGGGTTACCACTACCTCGACTCGGGGGCGCTCTACCGCGTCATGGCCCATGCCGCTTTGCAAGCGGGACTGACGCTGGAAGCCGCCGACGAAGCCGCCATGGCCGATTTGGCGCGTCAACTGCCCGTGCGTTTTTCAGGCGAGCAAGTGCTGCTGAACGAGGTGGATGTGACCGATGCCATCCGCAGCGAACAAGGTGGTATGAACGCCTCCAAAGTCTCGATGCTGCCCGCCGTGCGCAAGGCCCTGATCGATTTTCAGCACAGTTTCCAGTGTCTGCCGGGCCTGCTGGCCGACGGGCGCGACATGGGCACGGTGATCTTCCCGAGCGCCCCTTTGAAGGTGTTTTTGACCGCCAGCGCCACAAAACGCGCCGAAAGACGGCATAAGCAATTGATTTTGAAGGGTTTTTCGGCTAATATCGACGCTCTTCGCGCTGACTTGGAAGCACGCGACGCCCGGGACATGTCCCGCAGCGTGGCGCCTTTATTGCCCGCGCAAGATGCTTTGCAACTGGACAACTCGTCCTTGACCATCGAAGCCTCGGTGGAGCAAGTGCTGGTCTGGTGGCAAAACCGGCAGGTTTTCAGTTGA
- the rpsA gene encoding 30S ribosomal protein S1, with amino-acid sequence MSESFAALFEESLQRTEMRPGEVITAEVVRIEHNFVVVNAGLKSESYVPLEEFKNDQGEVEVQVGDFVSVAIGSIENGYGDTILSRDTAKRLSSWMSLEKALESGEFVTGVTSGKVKGGLTVLVNGIRAFLPGSLVDTRPTKDLSPYENKTLEFKVIKLDRKRNNVVLSRRAVVEASMGEERAKLMENLREGSIVHGVVKNITEYGAFVDLGGIDGLLHITDMAWRRVRHPSEVVTAGQEISAKILKFDTEKNRVSLGLKQMGDDPWMGVNRRYPQSTRMFGKITNIADYGAFVELEPGIEGLVHVSEMDWTNKNVAPSKIVVLGDEVEVMVLEIDEDKRRISLGMKQCRANPWQEFAQNTKRGDRVKGPIKSITDFGVFVGLAAGIDGLVHLSDLSWNESGENAVREFKKGQEVEALVLAVDVDRERISLGIKQLDSDPFTTFTSINDKGQIVTGKVKTVDAKGAEIDLGEDIIGYLRVSEISRDRVEDASHVLKVGDEVTAVVVNVDRKTRNIQLSIKAKDQADQQEAMASLSQQSKTENAGTTSLGALLRAKLDNN; translated from the coding sequence ATGTCTGAATCTTTTGCCGCCCTCTTTGAGGAATCCCTGCAACGTACCGAAATGCGCCCCGGTGAAGTCATCACCGCCGAAGTGGTGCGCATCGAACACAACTTCGTCGTGGTCAACGCCGGTCTCAAGTCCGAGTCCTATGTCCCCCTAGAAGAGTTCAAGAACGACCAGGGTGAAGTCGAAGTCCAGGTCGGCGACTTTGTCTCGGTGGCCATCGGCTCCATCGAAAACGGCTACGGCGACACCATCCTGTCCCGTGACACGGCCAAGCGTCTGTCTTCCTGGATGTCACTGGAAAAAGCCCTGGAATCGGGCGAATTCGTCACTGGCGTGACCAGCGGCAAAGTCAAGGGCGGGCTCACGGTGCTGGTCAACGGCATCCGCGCTTTCTTGCCCGGCTCTTTGGTCGACACACGTCCCACCAAAGACCTCTCACCCTACGAGAACAAGACCCTGGAATTCAAGGTCATCAAGCTCGACCGCAAGCGCAACAACGTCGTACTGTCACGCCGCGCTGTGGTGGAAGCATCCATGGGCGAAGAGCGCGCCAAGCTGATGGAAAACCTGCGCGAGGGCTCCATCGTGCACGGCGTGGTCAAGAACATCACCGAATACGGTGCCTTTGTGGACTTGGGCGGTATTGACGGCTTGCTGCACATCACCGACATGGCATGGCGCCGTGTCCGTCACCCTTCCGAAGTGGTCACGGCCGGTCAGGAAATCAGCGCCAAGATCCTCAAGTTCGATACCGAGAAAAACCGCGTGTCCTTGGGTCTCAAGCAAATGGGCGATGACCCCTGGATGGGCGTGAACCGCCGCTACCCACAAAGCACCCGCATGTTCGGCAAGATCACCAACATCGCCGACTACGGCGCGTTTGTCGAACTGGAGCCAGGCATCGAAGGCTTGGTCCACGTCTCCGAGATGGACTGGACCAACAAGAACGTGGCGCCTTCCAAGATCGTTGTATTGGGTGACGAGGTCGAAGTCATGGTCCTCGAGATCGACGAAGACAAGCGCCGCATCAGCTTGGGCATGAAGCAGTGCCGCGCCAACCCATGGCAAGAGTTCGCGCAAAACACCAAGCGTGGTGACCGCGTGAAGGGCCCGATCAAGTCGATCACCGACTTCGGCGTGTTCGTGGGCCTGGCTGCCGGTATCGACGGCCTGGTGCACCTGTCTGACCTGTCCTGGAACGAGTCCGGCGAAAACGCCGTGCGCGAATTCAAGAAGGGTCAAGAAGTTGAGGCTTTGGTTTTGGCTGTGGACGTGGACCGTGAGCGCATCAGCTTGGGCATCAAACAGCTCGACTCCGATCCTTTCACCACCTTCACCTCCATCAACGACAAAGGCCAGATCGTCACGGGCAAGGTCAAGACCGTGGATGCCAAGGGCGCCGAAATCGACTTGGGCGAAGACATCATTGGTTACCTGCGTGTGTCCGAAATCTCGCGTGACCGCGTGGAAGACGCCAGCCACGTACTCAAAGTCGGCGACGAAGTCACTGCAGTCGTGGTGAACGTGGACCGCAAGACCCGCAACATCCAGTTGTCGATCAAGGCCAAGGACCAGGCTGACCAGCAAGAAGCCATGGCTTCGCTGTCGCAGCAATCCAAGACCGAGAACGCTGGCACGACCAGTCTGGGCGCCTTGTTGCGCGCCAAGCTCGACAACAACTGA
- a CDS encoding integration host factor subunit beta yields MTRSDLVEELAARFAQLTHRDAELAVKTVLDAMSDALAKGHRIEIRGFGSFSINRRPPRVGRNPRSGESVQIPEKRVPHFKPGKALREAVDTGTVVQSPKKAKPKSKA; encoded by the coding sequence ATGACCCGCTCCGATCTGGTTGAAGAACTGGCTGCACGCTTTGCGCAGCTGACCCACCGTGACGCCGAATTGGCCGTCAAGACGGTGCTCGACGCCATGAGCGATGCGCTGGCCAAAGGTCACCGCATTGAGATCCGTGGCTTTGGCAGCTTTTCCATCAACCGCCGTCCGCCGCGTGTGGGCCGCAATCCGCGCTCGGGCGAGAGCGTTCAAATCCCTGAAAAACGGGTCCCCCATTTCAAACCCGGCAAAGCCTTGCGCGAGGCTGTGGATACCGGCACTGTGGTCCAATCTCCCAAAAAAGCCAAACCCAAATCCAAAGCATGA
- a CDS encoding lipopolysaccharide assembly protein LapA domain-containing protein, with amino-acid sequence MKRLLRLLQWLLKAAVFFTLFAFALNNQQETRVNFFFSTHWSAPTVLVVLSAFTLGVVVGVLGMVPKWWRERQAVKLNLNTATPPSAHSSGSSPASEVPRGI; translated from the coding sequence ATGAAACGTCTGCTCCGGCTGCTTCAATGGCTACTGAAAGCAGCTGTTTTTTTCACCCTGTTTGCATTCGCGCTGAATAACCAGCAAGAAACCCGTGTGAACTTCTTTTTCAGCACCCATTGGTCTGCCCCCACCGTATTGGTGGTGTTATCGGCTTTCACCTTGGGTGTGGTGGTGGGCGTTTTGGGCATGGTGCCCAAATGGTGGCGTGAGCGTCAGGCTGTCAAACTCAATTTGAACACTGCAACGCCACCCTCGGCCCATTCGTCCGGCTCTTCGCCAGCTTCAGAGGTGCCGCGTGGAATTTGA